The sequence GGAACTGGAGGTCAACGACGCCCTCGAAGCCGACGGCGTCGACGTGGTCGAGACCGACCTCGGCGAGTGGGTCGTCCAGCTCGCCGACGAATCCCCGTCACATCTCATCGCACCCGCCATCCACCGGTCCCGCGAGAGCATCGCCGAACTGTTCCAAGAGGTGTTCGACCCCGAGGACCCGCCGAAGACGGCGAGCGAACTCACCATGTTCGCCCGCGAGAAACTGGGCGCGCGCATCCGCGACGCCGACATCGGCATGACCGGCGCCAACTTCATCACCGCCGACAGCGGGACGATGGCACTCGTCACCAGCGAGGGCAACGCCCGGAAGTGTGCGGTCACGCCCGACACCCACGTCGCAGTCGCCGGCGTCGAGAAGATTATCCCCTCGACCGACGACCTCTCGCCGTTCCTCGAACTCCTCGCACGCTCTGGGACGGGGCAGGACCTCACCGCCTACGTCTCCATGCTCACCCCGCCCGTCGACTCTCCCTCCATCGACTTCGACGACGACGAGACGCCCCTCTCGGAGCTCGACTCGGACCGCGAGTTCCACCTTGTCCTCGTCGACAACGGTCGGATGGCGATGCGCGAGGACGACCAACTCCGCGAGACGCTCTACTGCATCCGGTGTGGTCAGTGTTCGAACTCCTGTGCCAACTTCCAGCACATCGGCGGCCACGGCTTCGGCGGCGAGACCTACTCTGGCGGCATCGGCACCGGATGGGAAGCGGGCATCGAGGGCCTCGACACCGCCGCCGAGTTCAACGACTTCTGTACCGGCTGTTCGCGCTGTGTGAACGGCTGCCCGACCAAAATCGACATCCCGTGGATAAACACGGTCGTCCGCGACCGAATCAACCGCGGCGAGGAACCCGACGGCGTCGACCACCTCGTCGAGGGACTGACGCCCGACGAGGAACCCGGTGGTCTCGACCTCGGCAAGCGCCTGTTCGGTAACTTCGAGACGCTCGCGAAACTCGGGAGTGCGACCGCGCCGGTCTCCAACTGGCTCGCCGACGCCGCACCCGCCCGGTGGGCGCTCGAACGCGTCGCGGGCGTCGACGCGCGCCGCGACCTCCCCGAGTTCCAGCGCGAGACGCTCGTCGAGTGGTTCGAGAACCGCGTCGCCACCGTCTCCGACCCGACCCGAGAGGTCGTGCTCTACCCCGACGTGTACACCAACCACGTGCAGGTCGAACGCGGGAAAGCCGCCGTCCGGGTGCTCGAAGCTCTCGGCGTCTCGGTCCGGATTCCGTCGGTCCGGTCGAGCGGTCGCGCGCCCCTCTCACAGGGGATGATCGCCACTGCCGAAGACCACGCCCACGACGTCTACGGCAGCCTCGCCGAACACCTCGACGCCGGGCGCGACGTGGTCGTCATCGAACCCTCCGACATCGCCATGTTCGAGAACGAGTACGAGCGGTTCCTCTCCGAGAGGTCCGCCGAGCGCCTGCGCGACAATTCCTACGAGATCATGGAGTACGTCTACGGCCTGTTGGAGAACGGCGCCGACGCCGGCGCGCTCCGCGGTGGCTCGGGCGAGGAAGTCGCGTACCACGCCCATTGCCAGCAGCGCACGCTCGGCCTCGAAGCCCACACCGTCGCGGTGCTCGAAGACCTCGACTACGACGTCATCACCTCCGACGTGGAGTGCTGTGGCATGGCCGGGTCGTTCGGTTACAAGGACACCTACTACGAACTGAGCATGGACGTGGGCGACGACCTCGCCGAGCAGTTCTCGACGCCGGAAGCCCGTGACCGGACGGTCGTCGCCAGCGGTACCTCCTGTCTGGAGCAACTCGACGCCCTGCTCTCGCGGCCCACGACGCACCCGGTGGAACTCGTCGCGCCGTAAGCGGTCGCATCCGTCGTGCCGTCAGACTCCGATTTCCCCCTGCGTGCGGCAACCTCGCCTCCCCCACGACGAGTCTCGCCGCACGCCACGATTCGGCCGAGGGTACAAATTGTCAGTCCGTAACGCGACGACAACCCCTGTCGTCTCCGCTCGGTCGCTTCAGACCGTCGTCTTGTGCGTCGACTCGTCGCGATACCGCTCGAATATCGACTCGGCGGCCGTCCGTAGCTCCGGGTCCGTCGACACCGCGAGCGCGTGCGGTTGGCCGTCCTTCGAGGCGCCGAACGCCGCGGTGTCGTCCATGACGCCCACGAAAAACGAGATTGGCTTCGGATGGACGTAGATATCGACCGAATCCGACTCGATGGTGGTCTCGTGGCCCTCGCGGTAGTCGATCCGTTCACTCGCCCGTTCGCTCGCTCGTTCGGAGATGACCGTCTCCACGTCGAACTCCTCACCGCGCCGAATCCGAGAGGCCAGTTGGTCGATGCTCTCCTGTTGGACCGCCGGGGCCACCTCCCGGATGTACGTCGACTCCGCCCGGAGCGAGAGCACGCGGTCGAGGATGCTGAATGGGTCCGCACTCGATGCGACGAGGAGCTCGGCGCCAGACAGCGCGTCGATGGGCAGGTCACGGAAGACGGGCGGGCCGTTCCGAAGGAGCGTCTCGAACTCGACTGCCGCCGCCGTCCGGTCGAGCGCGTCATCGAACCGCGTCGCGATACCTGCGCCGAAGGGCGTGAGTCGGAGTTCGCGGTCGGCCTGTCGGAGGTAGCCCCGCTCTTCGAGGGAGTTGACGACGCGGACGACCGTCCGGTGTGACGCGTCGAGTCGTGACTCCAGCGCCGAGCGGTCGACGGGTTCGTCGTCTGCGACGATACCGAGCGCCTCGGCTCGGTTGTCGGACTGTGTGAGATATCGGAGTTCCGCGACGGCGTCTTCCATACGCGCTACTCGTCCGTCGCTAACTTAAACAGATACGAACGGCCGGGCCGGGTGTGTCGCGTCGCCCCCTTCCGCGAACTATTAAGACCCGCGGCGAACAGGTGGTTCGTATGGACGGTACGCCACAGGAGATTACGACGCTCGTCGGGCGCGAGGTGTATTCGAACAACGGGGTCTTCGTCGGCGAAGTCGAGGACGTTCGTCTCGACCTGAGTCAGCAGACGGTCACCGGGCTCGCGCTCGGCGAACTGAGTCAGGAACTGTTCGCCGGGCGCATCGAGTCCGGCAAGGGCGTGATGATTCCGTACCGGTGGGTTCGTGCCGTCGGCGACGTGATTCTCATCAACGACGTGGTCGAACGACTCGAAGACGACGGCGAGGACGAGGAAGTCATCGCTTAACTGCCGTTTCCGGACTCTGACGCGCTCTCGACACCCATCGCGTCGAACAGTTTCTTCCGCACCGCTTCCTCGGCCAGCGAGAGGAGCGTATCGCGGTTGTCCTCGCTCGCCTCGATGCCCGTGAAGAGACCGAGCGGAATCTCGACGCTCCCCTGCGTCGAGTGCCCACCCGTCTCCCCGATACCGCCGTAGGCGTCTTCGAGGACGTTCCCGATATTGATGCGGATGTCCTTCGAACGCGCCGCGAGGTAGATGGTGTCGTCGGCGATGCCGAACACGGCGGTGGTCGTGATGCCCTCTAGGTTGAGGAGGTGTTGGGCGGCCTGGGCGAGGGCGTCCCGGTCACGGATGAAGCCCGCGTTCGAGACGAGGTGACTCCCCTGCACCTGCCGGTTCTGGATGGCCTCGGCGAGGACGTCGAGCGTCTCCGGCGACATCGACGGCGACTCCACCTGCTCCAGCGTGTCGTGGTTGGCGAAGGGGTAGAGATACGCCGCGGCCGTCAGGTCCGCGGGCGTCGTGTCGCGCTTGAAATCCAGTGTCTCGGCGCGAATGCCGTACAGGAGCGCCGTCGCGACGGCTTCGTCCGGCGAGAGGTTGAACTCCTGGATGTACTTCGTGAGAATCGTCGACGTCGAGGAGACGTTGGGGCGGACGTCCATGAAGTCGGCGTCGTAGTCCGACTCCGGTTCGTAGTGGTCGATGAAGACGTCGACGCCGGTTTCGAGGCCGATGTCCCCCGACTTCATGTGGTCGACGAGGGCGACGAGTCCGTAGTCGTCGAGCGACGCCACCTCCGTCAGCGGTAGGAGTTCGATGCCGAGAAGGTTCACGAACGCGCGGTTCTCCTGATGGCCGATATCGCCGTGATAGAGGATGTCCGCGTCGACGTCGTGGGCCTCGGCGATGGCCTGTAGCGCCACCGCGCTGGCGATGGAGTCGGGGTCCGGGTTGTCGTGTGTGAGGATGGCGAGTCCGCCCTCGCCGCCGGTGCGGAGTAGGTCGGCGAGTTGCTGGGCCTTGTATTCGAGTTCGCCCGTCTCCAGGGCTCGAAGCGCCGACTCCGCGATGACCTGCGACGGGTTGATGACGACGTCCGCGCCCGCTTCGGTGAGTTCGTCCTCCGAGACGGGGTCGGACGCACGTACGATGATGAACTGGTCGCCGCCACGCTCTCGAATCGTCGATACCGCCGCCTTGTTCGCCTCCACGTCGGACGCGAGGATGAGAAGCACCTCGCGGTCGGCGACCAGGTCCGCCACCTCGTCGTCGCGGATGTCGGTCTGGCGCGCGTTGAGGTCCTGATCGCGCAGCGCCTCGACCCGGCTCTCGTCTCGGTCGAGGATGAGCACGTTCTTGCCCTCGTCCGCGAGCTCCTCGGCGACAGCGTGCCCGACGCTCCCGCACCCGAGAATCGCGTACGACGACATTGTCGAGACCGTAGCCGCCTTACTCATATGTCCTGAATATTCCTGCCGTCACACTTAACGGCGTCCCTTCGACCCCTCCGCCCCGAAGGGAAACGCCTTTTAGTAGCCCTCCGGTAGCGAAAGGCGAGGGCCGGTAGCTCAGTCAGGTAGAGCGACGGACTCTTAATCCGTCGGTCGGGGGTTCAACTCCCTCCCGGCCCGTAAGAAATCCGCGAGCGACAGCGAGCGGTTTCGAACGACCCGTGGTGGGCGTTGAACGAGAGAACGCCGAGTGGTAACGAGGCGTTCGCGTGGTTCAACTCCCTCCCGGCCCGCTTCTGCGAGGAACGACGGTGACGAGCGGAGCGACGACTCCTTCGACCCAAAACCCACGACGCTGATATGGGATACCCTCGTTAGCGACATACATGGACCGCGGACACCTGACGACTGGACTCGTGTTGCTACTCGTCGTCTTGGCGGGCTGTTCCGGCCCCGGCGGGAACGGTGGCGAGACGGCCACGGCGGCACCCACCGCGACGCCGGCGTCGACACCCGCCTCGACACCGACCGCCACGCAGTCGGCCGAGTCGTACCCCGACGGGTGGTCGGCGTCGGGCGTCGAGGACGCGCAGGCGGCCCGCGACTCGCATTATCGGGCGGTGCTCGCGGGTCCGTCGACGACCGTTGAGTACCAGTCGCGGGTCCTCGAATCGGCGAACGACACGGGCCACGACACCACGCTGGAGATGGCACTCGACACGCAGAACCGGCGGCTCTACGCCGACATCGAGGGCGCCGACGCCCATCGACAGGTGTTTTTCGCCGACGGTCGGCTCTCGCGGTGGGATGTCGCCAACGAGACGGTCGTCTCCGAGTCTGAGACGCAGTTCCACCTCGTCGCGCAGTCGGTCGACCGAGGCGTCCTCGTCTCGCATCTCCTGCTCTACGAACTCGAAGAGAACGGGACGGTTCGTCGAAGCGGCGTCACGGCCCGTCGCTACGAGGTGACCGGCGTCCATCGGAACACGCTCTCGAACGCTTACGGGTCGGCCACGGCCGCCGACGGCCACCTCGTCGTCGGACCGAGCGGCCGACTCATCGAACTCGAGACGACGGTGACGTTCTCCCGGGCGCGGGTCCGCTACCACTACCAGCACTCGAACTTCGGCCAGACGACGGTGCAGACCCCCGACTGGCGGGCGGCGTAAGCGTCAGTCGATGCTGACGACGACTTTTCCTTGGTGCTCGCCGGCGTCGACGTAGCGGTAGGCCTCGCGGGCGTCCTCGAAGTCGAAGACGCGGTCGATGACCGGTTCCAGCTCTGCGACGGCCATCGCGTCGAGCATCCGGTCGAACATCGCGCGACTGCCGACGCCGATGACGCCCTCCACGTCGAGGCCCTTGTGGAGAATCGCGCTGGGGTCGACCTGTCCCGCCTGCCCGGCGAGGACGCCGATGAGGTGGACGTGGCCGCCGAAGCCCGCCGCCGTCAGCGAGCGTTCGAGCGTCCCCGGACCGCCGACTTCGACGACGTGGTCGACGCCGCCCGTTCGCTCCAAGACTGCGTCGCCCCAGTCGGGTGTCTCCTCGTAGTTGAGTGTCTGTGCGGCGCCGAGCTCGCGCGCCCGATCGAGTTTCTCGTCGCTGGAGGAGGTCACGATAGTCTCCGCGCCGTGGAGGGTGGCGAACTGGAGCGCGAAGGTGGAGACGCCGCCGGTGCCGAGTGCGAGCACCGTCTCGCCGGCCCCGAGGTCGCCGTCTTCCGCGAGGGCGCGCCACGCCGTGAGGCCCGCACACGACAGCGTCGCCCCGGCCTCGTAGGAGAGGTAGTCGGGGAGGACGGGCAGACTCTCGGCGGGGAAGGTGGCGTACTCCGCGAGCGCACCGTCGACGTTGCCGCCGGTCGTGCGCTGGATTTTCTCGGTCGTCGCGGGGCCGTCGATCCAGTCGGGGGCGAAGGGGGTCGCGACGCGGTCGCCCGCAGCGAGGCGGTCTACGTCCGCACCGACCTCGACGACTTCGCCGGCACCGTCCGAGAGCGGGACGACGGGGAGCGACATGCCGGGGTAGGCCAGGTCAGCGTTCGCGATGGCGAGGTCGCGGTAGTTGAGCGACGCGGCTCGAAGCCGAATCAGCGCCTCGTCGTCGGCCGGCGTCGGCCGGTCACGCTCGACTTCGACGACGCCCTCGTAGTCACTGTCGGTCTCCTGAACTTCGTAGGCTCGCATTGGCCCATCACGGTGACGGTCGCATTTGAGTGCTGGGGAGGGGTCGGTTCGTGCCGGTTCGCGGACGCGTTCGACGGAGTATTTGCGTGTGTCGTGGTCACGCTTGCCAATTCCGCGCGAATAGAAACTTGCTTTTGCATGGGTTTCTGACGCCAACATACACACACAGATGAGCTATCCGTCTACTCTCCCCGAATGGGTTCCGAGGTGATCAGTGCGTGCGAATCGAACGCGAAGCGGTCCTGATCGTCGTCCTCATCGGCCTCGTCCTCACCCCGATGTGGTATTTCGCGATAGCGAGTGGCGAGCCGACGCCCGGCGTTCAGTTGCAGAGCGACAGCGACACGGAAATCGTGCCCACCGAGACGTTCCTTCCGACGCCGAACGAAGTCAACACCAACGTCTCCGGTGTGGTGACGTGGCTCGCCCTGTTCGTCCTCGTGGCGATGATCGTCTACACGAGGCGATTCACCGAGCGGGTCGGGCGGGCGACCGACGCCCTCAGGCTTGACGGCACCGTCCTGCCGTCGTGGCTGACCTCCGAGCACCGGTCGGTGCTCGCCTACTGGCCGGCCCGCACGCCCTCGGCAGGGTTGGTAACGCTCGCCCTTCTCACGTGGGCCGTCGTCTCCTTCGCCGGCCTGCTCGCGTGGGAGGGTCTCAACTACGCCCGCACGCAGTTCATCGGCGTCTACATGGGATTGATGCTGCTCACGATGGGCGTCTGGATGGCTGTCTACATGACGTGGTTCATGCCGAGTATCACGGTCGCAGAACAACGAGAGCACTAACCAATGACTGACGACGACATTCCAGACGACGCGGTATCGCTCGACGAAACTGACCACGAGATATCGGTGACGACGCGCCGTAACGTCGCCAAGGTCCTCGGCGTGATGGGCGGAGCCGCCGCCATCGGGGCCTTCTCCGTCAACTTCATCACCGGACTGGCCGACGCCGGCCTCGCGAGCGGTGAGGCCGACCTCACCTACGAGAACATCTACGTCGAGGGCACGCACCTCGTCGACCAAGACGGTGAGCGCATCTCCGCCGACCAGATAGAACAGGGCAGCGGCGACACCATCACCGCTCTCCCGGAGAAAGAGGGCGGTGGCGCTCTCGAAAACAAGAAGGCGACGACGCTACTCGCACGCTTCGGCCCCGACGACTTCGAGGAGCCGACCGAACTCGATTGGACGGCCGACGGCTACGTCGCCTACTCCATGGTCTGCACCCACGAGGAGTGTCTGGTGTCGGGCCGCGACGGAGACGACCTCTTCTGCCCGTGTCACGGCACCTCGTACGACCCGCTGCGCGGCGCCGAGGTAGTCGGTGGTCCCGCCCCCGACCCGCTCCCGCAGCTTCCCATCGGCGTCAGTGACGAGGGCAATCTCCTGCTCGCGACCGGTCCCTTCGAGGGCCCAATCGGAGCCTCGCACTAACATGACCGACGAACTCTCTGACGACACGACGGACGTCGAGACGCGCCCCGACGGCGGCGTCGAGCGATACGAGCACAGTCGGCTCTATCGCTGGCTTGACGACCGACTCGACCTCGACGACGACTCGTTCGGGAAGGCGTTCCCCGACGACCGATACGGCTCGTTCCTGCTCGGCGAGGTGGCGCTGTTCTCCTTCGTCATCCTCGCGGCCACGGGGACGTTCCTCGGACTGATGTACACGCCCCACGCCTCCGAAGTCGTCTATCAGGGGCAGGTTGCCCAGTACGCCGGCGAGTCGGTCCCCGGCGCGTTCGCGAGCGTCCTGCGCATTTCCTACGACGTTCGCTTCGGGATGTTCATTCGGATGGCCCACCACTGGGCGGCGTACCTCTTCCTCGCCGCCATCGGCCTGCACATGTTCCGCGTCTTCTTCACCGGCTCGTACCGCAACCCGCGCGAGCCGAACTGGGTCGTCGGAAGCGTCCTCCTCTTGCTGGCGCTCGGCGAGGGGTACTTCGGCTACGCGCTCCCCTACGACGACTTCAGTGAGACGGCAACGACCATCGGATTCCAGATGACGTCTTCGATTCCGGTCGTCGGGACGACGCTGAAGAACCTCATCTTCGGCGGGAACTTCCCCGCGGACGCGACGTACATCCTGCCGAGATTCTTCTTCTATCACGTCTTCCTGCTCCCGGCGATCATGGCGGGCCTCATCGGCCTGCACATGTTCATCCTGCTCCGCCAGAAGCACACGGAGCACGCGGAGAGTTCGCGTGACGCGGACTCGCCCGTCGGCCCCGACCCCGACGACGAGAGCGTCGTCGTCGGCGTGCCGATGTGGCCGAATCAGGCGGCGATGTCCGTCGTCATCTTCCTCTTCACCGCCTCCATCGTGTCGTTCCTCGCGGCACTCTTCCCGGTGCAACGGGTCGCCATCATCGGCCCCGCGTCGCCGCTCACCCAACCGTCGGGCGTCCGCCCCGACTGGTTCTTCATGTGGGTGTTCGGCGCGCTGAACATGACGCCGAATATCTTCGCCGGCTACGGGCGATTCATCGGCGGCGTGCTCTTCCCCGGCATCGTCACCGGCGTGATGGCGATGTGGGCGTTCATCGACCGCCACGACGAGCCGGTTCACTTCACCGCGAACCCGCTCGACCGGCCGATGCCCACCGCCGTCGGCGTCGCTGCCATCTCGATGATTATCGTCCTCTCCATCGCCGGCATGAACACGTTCATCGCCGAGACGCTGGGGGTGAGCGGAGGCGCCATCTACCCCTACCTGCTCGCGATGACGATTCTCGTCCCGCCGTTGCAGGGACTCATCGTCTACGTCGCGCTCAAGCGACGGCAGTCGCGCTTGGAGGACTGAGACCCAGATGCAGCTCTCCCCCCGAGTGTATTTCGCGGTCGACCGACTGACGAAACTCGTGGGTCTGCTCGCGCTGGCTGGCGGTATCGGCGGCGCGTTCGGCTCACTCTCCCCCGTCGTCGCCATCGCCGGCGCTATCGTCGGCGTTGCGACGGTGTTCGTCGAGTCGTCGGGCTAGCCGAGCATCTGTTTCGCTCGCACGCCGAGCAACCAGAGCCCACAGAGGCCGAGGACGACCATCCCGCCGAGGCCGGTGAGTCCCGAGAGGAAAAAGAGGGTTCCACTCGTCGTCGGCGCGGTCCCGCGGAGGCCCAACCCGACTGCGGCCACGAGGAAGGAGCCAGCCCACAGGGCCGCGCCGGCCGTCGCCACGCGGGCGAGACGCGGATGGACGAAGCGGTCGAAAAACGACGCCATACCCGTCTATTCTCGCCACCTCTCAACACCGTTGCGATTCGGGTCGACAGGATTTACCGACGGACAGCGACAGTATTAGGAATCAGCGACAGCTACCTCGGCCTGTGTCTTCCGACGAGTCGTCCCCGGAATCGACTGCCGACGCGACGCCCGTGACCGTCACCGTCTACACGCGCGAGGAGTGTCACCTCTGTCACGAGGCCATCGAGACCATCGAGCGCGTCGCCGACTCGGTGGCGCGCCCGGTGTCGATAGAGACGGTCGACGTCGACACCGACCCCGACCTCCAAGACGAGTACGGCGAGCGCGTACCGTACGTCCTCGTCGCCGACCGCCCCGCGTTCAAGTACCGCGTCGACGCCGACGAGTTTCGCGCGACGCTCGCCGAGCGATAGGACTGCGCTGATGTCGATTCCGAAATGGATTCAAAGGTACTACACGGAGATACGGGTACATGGTTCAGAACGGCACGAAGCGGTCGACCGGCGCACGCAGTCGTCGGGGCTTTCTGCGGACTGTCGGCGGCGTGACTGTGGGTGCCCTCGCCGCCACGCCCGCCACGGCCCAGAGCGGCGGCGGGACGACGCATACGATTTCGATGCTGACCGAGGGTGGCTCTTACTACTTCGACCCTATCGGCCTGCACGTCGAACCCGGCGACACCGTCGAGTGGGTCAACGAGAGCGGCCAGCACTCGGCCACGTCCTACACGTCGGACAACCCCCGCTACGACGGTGACCGTCGCATCCCGTCCGGAGCGGAATCGTGGAATAGCGGCGTCTTCGAGGAGTCGGGGGCGACCTTCTCCTACACGTTCGAGGAGACGGGCACGTACGACTACTACTGCATTCCCCACCGGACGCTCGGCATGGTCGGCCGCATCGTCTGTGGCTCTCCCGGCGGGCCTGCCGCGGAGAACGAGTTCCCCGAATCGGACTCGCCGCAAGGCACTATGCCGTCCTCGGAGACCATCGTCGAGGAGGGCAGCCTCGAGTGGCCGTACGTTCCGACGACCGACCACGGCGGCCCGCCGCTCCTGTTCTGGGGTGGCGTCGGCGCCCTCGGCGCCACGAGCGCCTACCTGTTCACGGTGTACGACCGCGCGTCCGGTCGCTACTCCACGCCCGACCTGCCCGGCAACGAGTAATCCTGTCGGCTACGTCGATACGGACAGTCGGCATCTCGAACGCCGACCTGCTCGACTCGGCCACACCGACAGCACGAGCCGCTGACACACCCGAACTCGGTACGTTCTTGTAACTGTATGCACAATTGTGGTCGTGGCTTCCGACGCTCCGCTGTCGATACTGCACGTCGACGACGACGGCTCTTTCGGTGAGTTGGTACAGATATATCTCGAACGGGCGACCGAATTCGACTGTACGGTTCGGTCGGTCACTTCGCCGGACGACGCCCTTGACGTGATTCGGAGCGACGGCGACGACATCGACTGTGTCGTCAGCGACTACCGCATGCCCGGCACCAACGGCATCGAACTCCTGCGTGCCGTCCGTGAGACACACCCCGAACTCCCCTTCCTGCTCTTTTCGGGCGAGGAGACGGACGACGTAGCTGCCGAAATCGTCCGCGCGGGCGTGACAGACTACCTCCAGAAGGGATACGGGACCGACCAGTACACGACCCTCGTGCGACGTGTAGAACACGCCGTCGGGTCGGAAGGCTGCTTCGACGCGGACGGGTCGCTAGAACTCGACGCCGTGGGTATCGTCGGCCCGGACGACCGGTTCGACCACGTCGACGCCGGCTACGCCAGCCTCTACGATTACGACGCCGAGGAGGTAGAGGGCAAACACTGGTCTGCCCTCCACCCCGACGACGAGGTGGCGCACATCCGCACGCACGTGTTGCCCGTGGTGCGGACGGGCGGCAAGTGGACCGGACAGAGCACGGGTCTGCGCGCCGACGGGAGCACCTTCACCGAGTCGAAACTGGTGACGACCCTCGACGACGACCGCCTCCTCATCGCGGTGTCGGCGATATCCTAACTCTGAAAGCGACCCACCCCGATTATTTATAATTCTGCGCCCGAACCCCGAGACGACGTGACTCGCGTACTGCTCGCTCACCCGTCGCCCGAGACGGCGACACGCCTCGCGACCGCACTCGGTGACGCCAACCCGACTACGTCGGTCGTCGTCGCGACGGCCGTCGACGAGGCGGTCGACCAGTCGTCGGACGCCGACTGCGTCGTCGTCGCGTTCGACCCCGTCGACCAGTCCGGCGTCGACCTGCTTCGGGCGCTCCGCACGACCGCCCCCGACGTACCACAGGTCCTCGCCCCCGGCGCCGACGCCGCCGACGCCGACTCACTCGCCGACCGCATCGCGGCGTCGACGGCCGTTCCGGCGAGTGACCTCCTCGACGGCGTGCCGGGCATCGGCTGTGTCGTCACGCCAGACGGTGACCCCGTTCGAGCGAACGCCCGGTGTCGCGAGGTGCTGGGCGACCCGCCCCACGACGTGACCGACCTCGTTCCGGCCGTGGAGCGCGACCATCTACTCGCCGCGGTGGACGGCGCGGTCGAGGAGGGACAGGTCACGGCACAGATGCCGGCCGCGGCCGACGAGCGACCGCCACACGAGTGGACGCTGACTCGTCTCGACCAAGTCGTCAGCGTCGTCGGCCTCGACGTGTCCGCGCGCGAGGACTTCGCCGCCGAACTCCGGGACACCGAAGCGGCGCTCGCGGCGCTCTACGATACGCTTTCGAACCGCGACCTCTCCTTCGAGGCGCGCTTGGAGCGGATTCTCGAACTCGGCTGTGAGCGCCTCGGCGTCGATTACGGCTTCCTCACGCGAATCAACGGCGACACGCAGCGAATCGTCGCCTCGCGGGGCACGCACCCACTGCTGCAACCGGGCGAAGAGTGCCCGCTCTCGGAAGCCTACTGCCGCAAGGCGATACAGAGCGACGGCCTCCTCGGCATTCACGACGCCATCGCCGCGGGGTGGGAGTCCGACCCCGCGTACAACACCTTCGGCCTCGGCTGTTATCTCGGCGGCAAAATCGTCGCCGACGACCACCTCTACGGCACGCTCTGTTTCGCGGACGACGACCCGCGCGGCATGACGTTCACCGACTCCGAGCGGACGTTCGTCGAACTGCTGACGCGGTGGGTGAGCTACGAACTCGAAGAGCGGATG is a genomic window of Haloplanus vescus containing:
- a CDS encoding LUD domain-containing protein, whose translation is MSKGDRAAEIRRLMATEGPAIEENTKGFNRKRQEAVADLENYEELRTRAREIKEDAIDRLPELVDELRESVEDNGGTLYIADDAEDANRYIRDLAADKDADSVVKSKSMTTEELEVNDALEADGVDVVETDLGEWVVQLADESPSHLIAPAIHRSRESIAELFQEVFDPEDPPKTASELTMFAREKLGARIRDADIGMTGANFITADSGTMALVTSEGNARKCAVTPDTHVAVAGVEKIIPSTDDLSPFLELLARSGTGQDLTAYVSMLTPPVDSPSIDFDDDETPLSELDSDREFHLVLVDNGRMAMREDDQLRETLYCIRCGQCSNSCANFQHIGGHGFGGETYSGGIGTGWEAGIEGLDTAAEFNDFCTGCSRCVNGCPTKIDIPWINTVVRDRINRGEEPDGVDHLVEGLTPDEEPGGLDLGKRLFGNFETLAKLGSATAPVSNWLADAAPARWALERVAGVDARRDLPEFQRETLVEWFENRVATVSDPTREVVLYPDVYTNHVQVERGKAAVRVLEALGVSVRIPSVRSSGRAPLSQGMIATAEDHAHDVYGSLAEHLDAGRDVVVIEPSDIAMFENEYERFLSERSAERLRDNSYEIMEYVYGLLENGADAGALRGGSGEEVAYHAHCQQRTLGLEAHTVAVLEDLDYDVITSDVECCGMAGSFGYKDTYYELSMDVGDDLAEQFSTPEARDRTVVASGTSCLEQLDALLSRPTTHPVELVAP
- a CDS encoding helix-turn-helix transcriptional regulator; this encodes MEDAVAELRYLTQSDNRAEALGIVADDEPVDRSALESRLDASHRTVVRVVNSLEERGYLRQADRELRLTPFGAGIATRFDDALDRTAAAVEFETLLRNGPPVFRDLPIDALSGAELLVASSADPFSILDRVLSLRAESTYIREVAPAVQQESIDQLASRIRRGEEFDVETVISERASERASERIDYREGHETTIESDSVDIYVHPKPISFFVGVMDDTAAFGASKDGQPHALAVSTDPELRTAAESIFERYRDESTHKTTV
- a CDS encoding PRC-barrel domain-containing protein: MDGTPQEITTLVGREVYSNNGVFVGEVEDVRLDLSQQTVTGLALGELSQELFAGRIESGKGVMIPYRWVRAVGDVILINDVVERLEDDGEDEEVIA
- a CDS encoding DHH family phosphoesterase, whose protein sequence is MSKAATVSTMSSYAILGCGSVGHAVAEELADEGKNVLILDRDESRVEALRDQDLNARQTDIRDDEVADLVADREVLLILASDVEANKAAVSTIRERGGDQFIIVRASDPVSEDELTEAGADVVINPSQVIAESALRALETGELEYKAQQLADLLRTGGEGGLAILTHDNPDPDSIASAVALQAIAEAHDVDADILYHGDIGHQENRAFVNLLGIELLPLTEVASLDDYGLVALVDHMKSGDIGLETGVDVFIDHYEPESDYDADFMDVRPNVSSTSTILTKYIQEFNLSPDEAVATALLYGIRAETLDFKRDTTPADLTAAAYLYPFANHDTLEQVESPSMSPETLDVLAEAIQNRQVQGSHLVSNAGFIRDRDALAQAAQHLLNLEGITTTAVFGIADDTIYLAARSKDIRINIGNVLEDAYGGIGETGGHSTQGSVEIPLGLFTGIEASEDNRDTLLSLAEEAVRKKLFDAMGVESASESGNGS
- a CDS encoding DUF7537 family lipoprotein, which produces MDRGHLTTGLVLLLVVLAGCSGPGGNGGETATAAPTATPASTPASTPTATQSAESYPDGWSASGVEDAQAARDSHYRAVLAGPSTTVEYQSRVLESANDTGHDTTLEMALDTQNRRLYADIEGADAHRQVFFADGRLSRWDVANETVVSESETQFHLVAQSVDRGVLVSHLLLYELEENGTVRRSGVTARRYEVTGVHRNTLSNAYGSATAADGHLVVGPSGRLIELETTVTFSRARVRYHYQHSNFGQTTVQTPDWRAA
- a CDS encoding zinc-dependent alcohol dehydrogenase family protein; translation: MRAYEVQETDSDYEGVVEVERDRPTPADDEALIRLRAASLNYRDLAIANADLAYPGMSLPVVPLSDGAGEVVEVGADVDRLAAGDRVATPFAPDWIDGPATTEKIQRTTGGNVDGALAEYATFPAESLPVLPDYLSYEAGATLSCAGLTAWRALAEDGDLGAGETVLALGTGGVSTFALQFATLHGAETIVTSSSDEKLDRARELGAAQTLNYEETPDWGDAVLERTGGVDHVVEVGGPGTLERSLTAAGFGGHVHLIGVLAGQAGQVDPSAILHKGLDVEGVIGVGSRAMFDRMLDAMAVAELEPVIDRVFDFEDAREAYRYVDAGEHQGKVVVSID
- a CDS encoding QcrA and Rieske domain-containing protein; protein product: MTDDDIPDDAVSLDETDHEISVTTRRNVAKVLGVMGGAAAIGAFSVNFITGLADAGLASGEADLTYENIYVEGTHLVDQDGERISADQIEQGSGDTITALPEKEGGGALENKKATTLLARFGPDDFEEPTELDWTADGYVAYSMVCTHEECLVSGRDGDDLFCPCHGTSYDPLRGAEVVGGPAPDPLPQLPIGVSDEGNLLLATGPFEGPIGASH